A genomic window from Salvia miltiorrhiza cultivar Shanhuang (shh) chromosome 5, IMPLAD_Smil_shh, whole genome shotgun sequence includes:
- the LOC130986124 gene encoding disease resistance protein RPM1-like — protein sequence MAEVAVASALSVVQIIIPFLTKSNLTLNVKKDDIESMKRWLRSMQAFMEDNCGREGSKRQLDLVDKVRKIAYDIEDVVDDFILHSPLYTFHHYTITRKIHGALHDIYHQFPLRRVSEKIASIRKEIEEIMSQSAFNSINTAAASSSSSTNRSRVSPLLLDDEMVGYENPKKECMRRLVDEEKRLLTLALAGPAGSGKTTLAKNVFWKPQIQGQFDCHAWVCVSHHPDIDNILQNLLKLLCSSRKEAFPADDGSTLQTRLQRYLAGKKYLVVLDDIWKDQDWMDLKDALPDSKRGSRIIVTTRYSNLSSIDHVCSLPGLESLDEWKLFRRRAFPNGQCPAALKEISNKILTRCEGLPLAIVAVAGALEQKPQSLHEWERFHYDLGSGSRSSSSLFPINNALQRSYMDLSSSLKCCFLYMSIFPEDHSVERRRFIRLWVAERFAVTTDDQTAEEVAEDYLNQLIHRNLLNVCSWDIDGRPRNCRVLNLVLKFIIRKCKEESFSSIFSKDNTNQNLNHKIRRLSVHGSCQLSAEEGDHFASVRSMFVFRELDPPNFEKDLRKLKLIKVVDVQGAPLRKFPKEITRFTLMRYLSFRDTKIDSIPRSIEKLSYLETLDLKQTDVTELPQEISNLHNLCHLLVYKYNVSDYAAFDSVQGVKLHEGISKLTKLQHLSLVKVGPNGRILKDLKALTQLRKLGVTGLKREHGKHLWAAVQLIKCLKTLKITSDAKEEYIEMEEEMQHPPMTLERLYLRGRLERMPRWIGKLDNLLKIGLMWSQLSESPLDTLKRLPYLTELVLLDSFTGEDLIFEASGFQKLKNLVVEDFANLNMIKIENKAMPGLKQLTLGRCPNIVTMVLGVESLSKVEELTLYDMAEELIARLSINGEDRDWVKHIHLIHSYTLRNHVWSFHNLSDPFSFSH from the exons atggcGGAAGTGGCAGTTGCGTCGGCGTTGAGTGTAGTCCAGATCATTATTCCTTTCCTCACCAAATCCAATCTCACTTTGAATGTGAAGAAAGATGATATCGAGAGCATGAAAAGGTGGCTTAGATCGATGCAGGCTTTCATGGAAGACAACTGTGGGCGTGAAGGGAGCAAGAGGCAGCTAGATCTCGTCGACAAAGTTAGGAAAATCGCCTACGACATCGAAGATGTCGTTGACGACTTCATCCTTCACTCGCCGCTCTACACCTTTCACCATTACACCATCACTCGCAAGATTCACGGCGCCCTCCACGACATCTACCATCAGTTTCCGCTACGCAGAGTCTCGGAGAAAATAGCAAGCATCAGAAAGGAAATAGAAGAAATCATGTCACAGAGCGCTTTCAATTCCATTAATACAGCTGCAGCCTCATCATCAAGCTCAACAAACAGATCTAGAGTGAGTCCTCTTCTCCTCGACGATGAGATGGTTGGCTATGAAAACCCAAAGAAAGAATGTATGAGGAGATTGGTGGATGAAGAAAAGAGGCTACTCACACTAGCCCTAGCTGGTCCTGCTGGTTCTGGGAAGACTACGTTGGCCAAAAATGTTTTCTGGAAACCACAGATTCAGGGACAATTTGATTGCCATGCTTGGGTATGCGTGTCTCACCACCCTGATATTGACAACATATTACAGAATCTGCTAAAACTGCTGTGCAGCTCCAGGAAGGAAGCGTTTCCAGCTGATGATGGCTCTACTTTGCAAACACGGCTGCAGAGATACCTCGCCGGGAAGAAGTACTTAGTTGTTCTTGATGATATTTGGAAAGACCAAGATTGGATGGATCTCAAGGATGCACTGCCCGATTCAAAACGTGGCAGCAGAATAATTGTCACCACTAGGTACTCAAATCTCTCCTCCATTGATCATGTATGTAGCTTACCCGGTCTAGAATCATTGGACGAGTGGAAACTCTTCCGCCGAAGGGCCTTCCCCAACGGGCAATGCCCTGCAGCGTTGAAAGAGATTTCCAACAAAATTTTGACAAGATGCGAAGGGCTGCCCCTTGCGATTGTGGCAGTAGCTGGTGCACTCGAGCAGAAACCGCAGAGTCTGCATGAGTGGGAGAGATTTCACTATGATCTTGGAAGTGGAAGCCGGAGCAGCTCCAGCCTTTTCCCCATCAACAACGCTCTGCAGCGCAGCTACATGGACCTCTCCAGCAGCCTCAAGTGTTGTTTCTTGTACATGAGCATTTTCCCCGAAGATCACTCCGTGGAGCGCCGCAGGTTTATACGTCTCTGGGTGGCTGAACGCTTCGCAGTGACCACCGATGACCAGACAGCTGAGGAAGTTGCTGAAGACTATCTTAACCAACTCATCCACAGGAACTTGCTTAATGTTTGCAGCTGGGATATTGATGGTCGACCTAGAAATTGTCGGGTCCTCAACCTCGTGCTCAAGTTCATCATCCGAAAATGCAAGGAGGAAAGtttttcatcaattttttcCAAAGACAATACCAATCAAAATCTAAACCATAAGATTCGGCGTCTGTCTGTCCACGGCAGCTGCCAGCTTTCCGCGGAAGAGGGTGATCACTTTGCTAGTGTCCGTTCCATGTTTGTGTTTAG GGAGCTTGATCCCCCAAATTTTGAGAAAGATCTGCGAAAGCTTAAGTTGATCAAAGTCGTAGATGTGCAAGGTGCGCCTCTGAGAAAATTCCCCAAGGAAATCACCCGTTTCACCCTTATGAGGTATCTGAGTTTTAGAGACACCAAAATAGATTCTATTCCCAGATCCATAGAGAAACTGTCTTACCTTGAAACCTTGGACCTGAAACAAACCGATGTGACAGAGCTTCCGCAAGAAATATCCAACTTGCACAACCTCTGTCACCTCTTGGTCTACAAATACAACGTCAGCGATTACGCAGCGTTCGACTCCGTCCAAGGTGTCAAGTTGCACGAGGGAATCAGCAAATTAACAAAGCTACAACATTTGTCCCTCGTGAAGGTCGGCCCAAATGGTAGAATCCTGAAAGACTTGAAAGCATTGACCCAACTAAGGAAGCTAGGAGTGACGGGGCTCAAAAGGGAACACGGCAAACATCTGTGGGCAGCTGTTCAATTGATCAAGTGTCTGAAAACTCTCAAGATAACCTCCGATGCAAAGGAAGAATACATCGAAATGGAGGAGGAGATGCAGCATCCTCCCATGACCCTCGAACGTCTATATCTGAGAGGGCGCTTGGAAAGGATGCCGAGATGGATCGGCAAACTGGATAATCTGCTGAAGATTGGTTTGATGTGGTCTCAACTGAGCGAGAGCCCTCTAGACACTCTGAAACGACTCCCATATCTGACGGAGCTTGTGCTGCTTGATAGCTTTACTGGGGAAGACTTGATATTTGAAGCTTCAGGTTTCCAAAAGCTTAAGAATCTGGTAGTGGAGGATTTCGCCAATCTGAATATGATCAAGATTGAGAATAAAGCAATGCCTGGGCTTAAGCAATTAACGCTTGGTAGATGCCCTAATATTGTGACGATGGTGTTGGGAGTAGAAAGTCTCAGCAAGGTTGAAGAGCTGACTCTTTACGACATGGCCGAGGAGTTGATAGCTCGACTTAGCATCAATGGTGAAGATCGCGATTGGGTTAAACACATTCatctcattcattcatacacTCTCAGAAATCACGTTTGGTCGTTTCACAATCTCTCCGATCCTTTTTCTTTCTCACATTGA